From Rhododendron vialii isolate Sample 1 chromosome 7a, ASM3025357v1:
ATCAATCAGCTAGTCATATCCAGCAATAAACTAGTTTTACACAAGTGGGTGAAAACCTACAGGTCCAATATCCTTATACTAGCAGACTTTGTGTCATACCTGGTGGAGTAGTAACCAATCAATGTCAGACCCAGTGAGACCAGCCTTTTCGAGGGCAGATTCTATTGACTGCGGCACACATCGAACAGCAAAGCGAAATACCTCATTACCTTTCATCTCAATGCAGGAAAATGAGGAAGGTCCAGGCGGGAACCCTAACACTGAACCATTAGAACCCAAAGCATGATCCACTTCATTTTCACGAAGTGGGGCGTTCAAGTTCCTGCATTGGGGAGAAGCAAAGTTTAAGTTACCACTCAATCTTCACTCCACTTGAAGCAAAGTTTGGTTCTAAGGAAGATGATAACACAAACTTTTGGCCGTCACCATCACTATGCATGTCAAATCCAAATAAACCATCCTCTTCACTGTTGCAGGCCTGCAGAATAACTATAATATCAATACCGCTACAACCGTGGATTTTACCACAGGTACCTAAAATTTGCAGGATGGAAGCAGATGACTATACTTGCAAGTAACAATAGATAATATTTGCCGGGAGATGGATAAGTGATGGCTAAAACTTGTTAAGAAATGAAGAGATTAGTTATCAGTGGCAGATACTAGGACTAGAGAGGTGGAGATTTGGGGTCGAAAGGTGTTACAACTTAACAGATATTTATTATTCCGATTTTCAGGACATCGGCTTTACATGTCAAAATATGGCATCTCTCCTCCATAGAGATTTAGTAAGTCTAGAATTGTCTCCTCCGTTAGTATCTTTCTCACTGGTCTTGAAATCTATGTCCGTATAGAATTACGAGATATATGCATGTCAATCTTTGTGCTCTGAAGAGTTATATGCCTTCAAGAATTTAAGAttgtttgacattttttttttttttacttcttctctTTGCAAAGTGACCAAGTTATAATTCCGGATATTATTTAATAGACTCCATAGTCCATACAGCACGTTACAGTTCCACAGCGCAACTCAAATGAAGCCATAGGCCCATAACCAATTTCAACCCTATTAGCAGGCAGTTGAGTAATTATAACCCACATATCATTACTGTCCAGAGATCCCTGGCAACAAGTTCCTTAATACTCGGGAACTAATTCCACAGAAGAACAAGCCAAATCTCACAGCCTTTCCATCTAAAATTCACCAAGACCTTTCACGTACCACCTACTCCACGAACTCTCCAAGATATAAAGCAACAACGAAACATGTCACCTACAAGCAGAATCAATGTTGCATGGAGTCTTCTAAATACCAGTGTCGGGCCTCAAAACTAGGATAAGGGCATGGTATACGTGACCAACATGTATAAAGACACTTAATTATGATATAAGCCCAATCTTATGAACGAATTGGTCTTTTGACACATAGTGGATATTAACCCTTaagataaaatattttcccaAACAAATGTGAATATATTCCCGTGTCTACTTGTGCTAGGAAGGAAATTCCATGAATCCAACACGAAGCTACGTAACTGCACCCGACACCCGTACCCAATTCCATGTAACATAAAGCGGAACCCTAAATTGGGTGGTCTGCATATAAATCTGCAAGGATCGGTGGTGGCGGTGGCTGCTAAATATTCCAGAGATATTGCATACATAGGAAGCCGTATCACGCTATAAGTTATAACTCCCAAGGGTGCAGCGGACACGAGGATCAGTTTGGAAAACAGCTTCGGATTTTTCTGAGATAAAGCAGTTCTGCCCCAAATGTTGGATAATgttttacttaaaaaaaaaatttcccacaCTTATGTCCAGCCAATCGACAGAAAATGAATACAACATTTTGACGGATGACATATGTatgccaaaacaaacaaagccgCAAATTTTAGAAAACGAATAGGGCCATTACCTGTACAAGTACTGCACCAGCAGCATCCCCAAAGAGAATACAGGTCCCTCTGTCAGTCCAATTAACATAACGTGTAAGAGCATCAGCCCCTATCACAAGAACATTACTAAAGCCACCTCCTGCAGTTCACAATTTCAGACCGGTCAGTTCGATAAATGATGCACAATAATTTAGAACCCATACAGCAAAGCAAAGAAAGGTTACCCCTAATATAACAGGCAGCTGAAACTAGACCCAACAAAAACCCACTACAAGCAGCCGTAATATCATAAGCCAATGGATTATTTTTGCAGCCAAGCGCCTTTTGGATCTGAAATGTGAGATAAAATACATAAGTAGAAAGCACATAAAACCTCCGAAAAGAGTTCATCATACTGATCAACAAAACAATCAGGAAATTATACTTAAAACAGAATTCGGCTGACATAGATAACTAAGTGCTAGCGAAGCCCAAGTAGGCAAGGCGTCAATCTCTGACCATCTGCTTAGTTGCCTAAGTTTTGAATAATAATTTGACTGCCCTTATACATGGCAAAAATGCTATACtacaataataacaaaaaaatagaacacagCGAAGTTAGTGTCCGCACTATGCCTTCACGGGTGGCAGGGTGAGAGGTCTATAGTGCAAAAGCATAGCTAAGTTTGGTGTCAAAGCAGCAATCACCGTGATTGCCCTACAATGCATACACGGCTACCCAGTTTTATCTGATAGGTGGAAACTAATAAAAAGCATGCCTTGGCATTTGAATAATGGGTCAAAGAATAAGGTTTTCTGAATGTCCTTGTCAAGCAATTTTTAAACACCTATTGGTTTGACAATAAGTATATGTACAGCCATGTTCTTCTACATGTACTCTGTGGACACGTACAATTGCTGTAGATTTTGTTTTGTACAATCAGTTATGGGTaatttaaaattagaaaaaatagtGCTGTGCCATTCTACAAACCAAGCCACTGGTGAGCAGCTTGCACAAGAGTGGATAAGTTCATTCGAGCTTGTTCACTAATTAAACAAGCCAAACTCAAGATTCAAATGTGGGTATATTAACAGAATTGTTGTATTGTGAATTTGTGATTGCACACCAAAGGATATATCCTATTATAGACAAACAGAAATGATTGaccttttccaaatttaaaaaataataattacagGCCTCTTATATTTCTCTCAGAATATTTCTATTCCTGTAATGTCAAATTCTAATCTCACATGCAAATCTTCTTGGAAAACACAAGCACTATTACCACAGAATTAGACCCCAACAACACTAATCCTCCTGTCAATTATGATTATTGTGAAGGACCACTGCAAATTGGTTTGTGAATCATCTAATATAGTTATACCTGAGGAGCACTACCAAAAAGATCCTCTGGAGTTGAAGTACACATCAGGACTAGGTCCACGTGATCAGGATCAACCTCCGCCATCTGAAGAGCTTTTCGGGCTGCCTTCACAGCCAGAGCTGTCATGCTCTCATTGCCTGTAAAAGCAATAAGTCAGACAACAGCCATTTAAACATTTAAAGTTCACATAATTTGGGGAGACACACAGGCATGCAGCACAGAGAGGAAGACAAATGCGTATGATTTGCAAAGCATCAGAAATGGTATGAATTGCAGAGCATCAGAAGTGGTCTAGACATTCACGATACTCAGAACTACTCATATTAACCAGATTGTTCACTCTTATTATGCTGATAGATAGATCCTCTCTTCTTGAGTGAAGGCCAAACCGATAGTCACGGGGTGGAAAAAAATGTTGAGTTTTGAAGCTACAATTCCCACCAAATAACTCCCATTGAATCCAGGAAAGAGAATTTGGGACTTGAGGATAAGGCATCTCTAGAGAGCTAACTTACACTAAACTGGCTCTGAAGTATATATCCTTCCTGAGGCTTGGGCTCAGCTCAAAAGACCCACAGTCAACAATCAACTATGGTGGCTGGCTCAATACTCATAACCAACAATAATGAATCCTCCACAAATTAATATCAGCCAACCAGCTAAAGCTCAATTGAGACAATTCTGTGCTTGTTCCAAGATGAGGCTCAGCTAATAGTAAGCAAATTTACCTCAAAGTGTTCATAAGAGCAGATAAATGCCAGAAAAGCACTCTAAGGAAAAACTAACCTGCTAGAACATGTCGATTACGAATCCCAGTGCGAGAAGAAATCCACTCATCTGAAGTATCCACAAGATTCGCAAGATCATCGTTGGAAACCTTGAGACTCGGTACTGCAGATCCACATCCAACTAGTTTGCAACCTTTGCTGATAAGCCTGGATAAATGTATCCAAAATCAAATAATTTATCCAATCACTTCTCATTACATTGATACCAAATAAGGATCATCATGACGCACAATGTTTCCCAGGCAATGGTTATGGTCCATATGGACTAGTACTGCAGGTTTCAACCAATGAAGTAAGAACAGCAGCCAAAACGACTAGTGAAATGAAAATAGCATGACCAATTATTACCAAAGGAGGAAATAGTATCAAATAATCTACGTTCTTTTTCACTGAAGAATGGTGTTTGAGGTAAAGAGCATAAAGGTGGGTTGGTTTTGGAACAAGAAGGTTTTCGTTGTGCCATCTATAGAGAAAGCGCTATGGTCAAACACTTGGCGCTTTTGATGTGATCACTTGTTTGGCAGTCGGACCTCTGACCAAGTGATGAGGTGCAAAAATTTTGGCACCCTGGGCTAGTAACAGATTCCCGGCTGGGTTGTTTCACATACCCACATATGTGCCTCGTATATATCCGGTCATCTTCTGTATGTGCTAAAATTCCTTAATAATACAAATTTATGCATTCAAGCTTTCATCTTGAGCCTTATACAACCAAAACACCCAACTACTGGAGCTAAGAACAAGAATTCTACTCCTCGCAACTCAAGTCAACCAGTCCATCAGCAACCAGGTGCATAAGTTGGTCTGTGTGACACATGAGCATTAAGTTTCAAATAGCTTTCCTTATCTTATCCTTAATAAGCCGCACTTATTAGTCTCTCTTCAATAACAACACTACTCATCCATCTCAGCATACTCATATTAGCTACACTTGTTCACATAGCACATTATTTTTCTCACTGCCAAACTCCGGGCCATACCAAATACCAAGCCATGTAGTCCTCTCCCTTGCTGAAAACCGTTACTTGTAAATTATCAACTCTAACGAATAAGTGGCCATCATTAACAATAGACGTTTGAAATTGGCTGTAGTGTGCTATAATTTTAAGCATGGGCTTtgctttttctaatttttttttcagggaGTTCATTTGAAATAGAGGTTTAGCTGCCACTGACGCCCTCAATAGCCTTTGAGGTACAGAAACTCCATCTGAGCCCTTTTCAGAGCCAATTATCAGTTATGAAAGTTATTTCCTCATCTATTGAGATCCGGGTACGAAGAGGTTCTAGTTCAACTTTCCCTGAAGAAGTATTCTATATTGGTGAGCATAAATCCTTTCAAGGCTAAGTGCCACCGAGAGAACAAAAGTCTTTTGTTTCGGAGAAAACTAGATAAGAGACTTAAAAATCATATATCATGTTAGTAACACAACAGAAGATAAGCACAAGCTAATAAAATTATCATCACGAATAAAACCTGACATGCCAAACAAAGAGAGATTAATAACGAAAACAGTATGCCAGAATGAGAGAACCAACTCAATAAAAATTACAGAttctcattaataatcccacttcaacaaacaaaatcaaatctttttccCAAACCAATTGTATTAAGTACCCATTTGATCGAGAAATTACTAAATTCAACAAGACCCAGGTGATCAAATTGATGGAAACTTACCTAGGCACTCGAGTTCCAGAAGGGGAAGCCTCAGCTCCTTCAATTGTGCTAGAGCTACAGCAGAATACCCTTTTGGAGATTCCTTCAGCGGAAGTAAACCCAGATTGGTATATGCCAATACAAGGAGGATTATTCCTCTTTCTCAGGCTAGGAATTGAAGGCGAAAAATACCTAGATGCATTCGCCATTTACTGAGCgagatataaataataaatCAAGTAGGCGGAGAAACAAGCTGTGTAAAAGATCTCTAGCTTATTGATGGGAGCTCAAGAATGAGAGTAGAGCGAACAGAACCCATTGAGGGTATaatagagagacagagagagatcaATGCATGTgggtattgaaaaaaaaaagagatcgaATTAATTATAGGAGACAATAAAACGATGGATTTTTAGAGGCTCTTAGACAATCTGCGGAGGGCACGATGAGGAGAGATATGGGGGATTATGGCAGCCCAATCAGAGGACATTCCAATGCGAAAATACACATAAacaaacctctctctctctctctctctgtgtttgtgtcttcactttctctctctatataagTTCTAACGAGGCCGCTCCTGCACTGCTCCCACATTTCAAGAACTTGAGTTTGTGAGACAATCTGCAAGAAAAGGATTAAACTAATGGACACTTGACACGCAAGAGTAGCTCACCATTCGTTGTGTTCTAGGTGACAGTATTCATTTCTCCAGTAGCAACCTTTCAATTGAATACGTGCTTGTGGCTGATTGGTGTGGATTGGTGAGTATCATGAGTTTGACTGTAGAGAATAGAACACCTCTCCATCCTCATTCCGAATACTGACTGTTCTCGGTTTCTTGTATCCTTACCGGTCCCCAACTACACATAAGTTGAGTTTGTTTATATACCTTAATTAATATCTTTATTATAAAGTTTTATATATTGACATATAGTAAAATGAAAACACTGACCACGGAATAAGGAATGGTTAGGGGATTTTTTTCACCAAATGATAGAATGTGATTATATTGTTAgaactatggctcatatgttattggGGGTGTGGGGGGCGTAGTACGGTAGGGTTcgtacaggggtatttttgggatacaaaCCAAATACcatttagggttagaatagagtcaatataaatactctatattgtaaaccctaattcatactgtgataataaagaacagcagccgctctcgctcccgtggacgtacccgattttggaaaaccacgtatatctctgtgttgattctttattgtttatacttgtaaatcgtgtgcgtgtgtgtgtcgatcctaacaagtggtatcaaagctacaGGCTATTTTAGATCACACAGAAGAACGATGTCATCAAGTTCGTCTGTTTCGAAGTTCGATGTGATGAAGTTCGATGAAACTTCGAATTTCGGATTATGGCAACAATGGGTAAAGGATCTGTTGGTGCAGCAGGGCTTGTACAAGGGATTGAAGGTGAAGCCAGAAGCCATGTCTAACGACGATTGGGAAGAACTCCAAATGAAGGCAGTGAGTATGATTCGTCTGTGTCTTGCAGACGAAGTTATGTATCACGTGTTGGGTGATGAATCGCCAGCTAGGGTCTGGACTAAACTAGAGAGCAGGTATATGTCAAAATCGTTGACGAACAAACTGTTTCTAAAGCAGAAACtgtttgggttgaagatgaCCGAGGGTGCTGATTTGATTCAGCATATCAACACGTTCAATCAGGTTGTGAGCGACTTGCAACGGATTGACGTAAAGTTTGAGGAGGAAGACCAAGCGCTGATGTTACTGTGTTCACTACCGAtctctctcgaaaccctagTTACAACCTTACTCTGggggaaagaaaccctagaactggAGGAAGTCACTGCAGCCCTTCTAGCGTATAATCAACGCAAGCAACAAACAGAATTGTTGCAGGTTGAAGGTCTGGTGGTTAAGGGGTACGGGGATCGTGGCAGGAAGAATGAGAGGGGTAAATCAGTTTCGGGGTGTGAGAGGTCTCAGTCAAAGAACAGGTCCGAGGGCACATTTGAGTTCAAGTGTTACAGGTGTCATGAACCGAggcacatgaagaaagactgtccGCAGAAGAATAAGGGAACTGActggaagaagaagggaaaggcaGGGGAAAGGAAAGATGGATCAACTTCTGCAAACGTTGTGGAGCAGGAGTCAGATGATGGTGATATGCTTTCGGTCTCAGCAAGTTCAAATCATATGGCAGATTTGTGGATTATGGATTCAGCATGTTCTTTTCACATATCTCCTATTAAGAAATGGTTCAACACATACAGGTCAATGGATTGTGGTAATGTTCTTATGGGTAACGATGGATCGTGTAAAGTCATAGGAATAGGCACAATTAAAATCAGAATGCATGATGGTGTTGTGAGGACTTTGGGGATGTTAGACATGTTCCagaattgagaaagaatttaatttcgttGGGAACCTTAGACTCCAATGGTTGTGGGTATAAAACAGAAAGTGGAGTCATGAAGGTAACGAAGGGTGCTATGGTGATGATGAAGGCTTGTAAAGTTCTTGGTAATATTTACAAGTTGGTAGGGAGTACAATTGTAGGTGGAGCTGCTGCCACTACAACAGATGATACTGATGATACTATGCTTTGGTATATGCGGTTTGGACATATGGGAGAGCGTAGGATGTTAGAGCTGCATAAGAGGAATCTACTGAAAGGGGTTAAATCATGTAAATTGGATTTctgcaagttttgtgttctgGAAAAATAATGTAAGGTGCAGTTTAGGAATGCAACTCACAAAACGGAGGGAATTCTTGACTACGTTCATTCAAATGTTTGGGGGCCAGTGAGGGTAGCTTCGAAAGGATGATCTCTGTATTTCTTgacctttattgatgatttttcaaggAAAGTTTGGGTGTACTTCATGAAGCACAAGTCTGAAGTCTTTGCTAAGTTCAGAGTGTGGAAAGCTAAAGTGAAAAACCAGATAGGGAAAAAGATTAAGTGCATCAGGACAGATaatgagaaaaaattcaaaaatgagcCTTTTCTGAAGTTTTATAAGGAACATGGGATTCAGCGACACTTTACAGTTCGAAAGACACCACAGCAGAATGGGGTGGCAGAAAGAATGAACAGGACCATTGCAGAAAGGGTACGGTATTTGAGATTGAATGCGGGATTTCCGAAGGTTTTTTGGGCAGAAGCAGTGAGTATGGCATGCTTTGTTATAAACAGGTCATCGAGTGCTGCTTTGGATGGGAAGGTAGCTAAGGAGATGTGGACAGAGAAAGAGGTTGACTACTCAGGGTTGAGAATTTTTGGGTGTCCGGCCTATGTTCATGTTCCTAGTGATGAGAGGTCAAAGCTTGATGCGAAGTCTAGACAATGTATCTTTCTTGGTTATGAGAAAAGAGTCAAAGAGTACAAGGTTTGGGATTCAGAGACAAAGAAGGtggtgatcagtagggatgtggtaTTTTATGAGGACTCTATGATCAAGGCACATCAGAGGGTTCAAAATTCTGAGTCAGAGGAAGTGAACAGCAAACAGCAGGGCGTACAGATTGAGCTGGAGAGTTTTGATAGAGGTGATACTCAGCCAGATGAACAGCTTgatcaacagcagcagcaaagcTTGGCCACTGGGAAAACCAAGCGCACTATCAAGCCACCAGTGAGGTATGGATTTGATGATTTGGTTTCTTATGCATTGACTACTACTAGTGAGGATCCATCTACTTTTCAGGATGCTATTACGAGTTCTGAAAAGGACCAATGGATGGAAGCTATGGTAGAGGAAATTGAGTCTTTGCATAAGAATAAGACTTGGGAGTTGAAAGAACTGCCCAAGGAAAAGAAGCCAATGGGTTGTAAGTGGGTATACAAGCGGAAAGATGCAGCAACagaaaaggagagggaaaagTTCAAGGCTCGGTTAGTGGCAAAGGGGTATTCACAGAGGAAGagaattgattttgatgaggtcTTTTCTCCAGTGGTGAGGCATACGTCAATCAGGATTATCTTGGCATTGGTGGCTAGTTATGATCTGAAGTTAGagcagatggatgtgaaaacggcattcctccatggtgatttggaggaagtcaTATACATGGAACAGCCTGAGGAGTTCAAGCAGCCAAAAACTGAACATTTTGTTTATAAGTTGAAGAAGTCCCTTTATGGGCTGAAACAATCTccaagacaatggtacaagaggtTTGACTCTTTCATGATACGAATTGGGTACACACGCTGAGAGTATGATTGTTGCGTTTATGTTAAGAGTCTTGATGATGGtttctatattttcttgcttctttatgtggatgatatgctgATTGCTGCAAAGAGTATGGTTGAGGTAAACAGGTTGAAGTCTTTATTGGGTaaagagtttgacatgaaggatttaGGAGCGGCTAGGAAGATACTTGGGATGGAGATTCGCAGAGATAGGTCAGTTGGTAAGTTGTGGTTATGTCAAAAGAATTATGTGGTGAAAGTGTTGGAGAGGTTTAGTATGAATAATGCCAAACCGGTCAGAACTCCATTGGCAAGTCATTTCAGATTATCTTCAGCTCAGTGTTCGGTGTCagatgaagaaattgaggatatgtcaagggtgccttatgcaagtgcagtgggttgcttaatgtatgcaatggtttgtacgaggcctGATTTGGCACATGCAGTTAGCACAGTCAGTAAGTACATGGCCAAACCAGGCAGAGAGCATTGGAAGACAGTCAAGTGGATGTTCAGATACTTGAAAGGTACTTCAGATCGAGGGATTATGTTTGGTAAGCAACGGGGTCAGATTTCAGTTGTTGGGTATGTGGATGCGGATTATGCTGGGGGTTTGGATGACAGAAGGTCTACAACTgattatgtgtttacacttgtgGGTGGGCCTATTTGTTGGAGATCCAAGGTACAACCTCTGGTGGCTTTATCCATTACTGAGTCTAAGTACATGGCGGTGACTGAGGCAGCCAAGGAAGCATTGTGGTTGAAAGGGTTTGTTAAGGAGCTTGGCATAGATCAAGGTGGAATTCAGTTGcattgtgacagtcagagtgccatttatTTAGCAAAGCATCAGGTGTATCATGTTCGAACCAAGCATATCAACATGAGGTTTCACAAGATGAGAGAGTTGATTGATGCAGGAGATTTGATACTGGAAAAGGTGTACACTTCTGAGAATGCAGTTGATTTGTTGACAAAGACGGTTACTGCAGACAAGTTCgagcattgcttggacttggttaATGTCTCCCAGTACTAGGAAAAGAGAGGCATCCCCCAAACTTATTGGATAACGATGGTTATCTTTGAAGGGACGAGAGTGAATTcaccaaggtggagattgttagaactatggctcatatgttattggGGGGTGCAGGGGGCGTTGTACGGTAAGGTTcgtacaagggtatttttgggatacagaccaaataccggattagggttagaatagagtcaatataaatactctatgttgtaaatcctaattcatactgtgataataaagaacaacaGCCGCTCTCGCTCTCGTGGACGTACCtggttttggggaaccacgtatatctctatgttgattctttattgtttatactcgtaaatcgtgtgcgtgtgtATGTCGATCCTAACAATTATATTAGTTAAGTTTGATTAGTACGATGTTGTTTCATCAGCTTGAATACAATACCTTGCAACCCTGGTCAAACATACGTTGGGGTTCAAAAGTGTGGTATGTGCAAAAAAACATGTATTGAATACTGTATATTTTTCGGTTCATgttaaaaaaatgcatataaTATAATTAACTATGTATATAGACATGTTTCGATTTTCCTTTCAAGGGCCTTTTAGTTGGTTGATACAAACTTCTTCATTCGGTGTGAATGGGACGGTGCATACGATTTCTTGTGGTTCGTGATAtgatttttaatgaaaatgaCAATGAGGCTAATtggtcattttcaaaaaatagggAAGTGATGTAACAAAAGGCGTAAACTACATGGAGGTAATctgcattttgtaaaaaatggTCTGGGTTTCaatgtataaatattttttgctcGAATTATAGTAAGATTTTAAGGTCCAATGTACAAGTTCATGAACTTCTGTGGCCTAATATAGGAATTTTTTAGGTTTAACATATGAATTGTTGTGGCCCAACCGATATTTTTGTGGTTTTACAACGTCGGCGCAGAAGTTAAAAGGTGTAGGAATATGATTTTTTGTGGTCCAACATATGAATTTTTAATGGTGTTGGTTACGAAATTTTGTAAATGAGAGATGGATTCTCATAGTCCAATATATGAAAGTACGTGTGTACCGGAGACCCTTTGAGAGTAGGTACCGTAGCCGCATCCAAATCTAAAATAAGCAAAATAGTGAGAGCATCTCACAGAAAAGTATTCCGTACACACTCCCTTTATGAATTGTTGTGGCTTCTTTTATGCTTTTTTGTggcttgtttattttttggcGTACGGTACACCCTTTACGAATTTTTTGGctcattttatgaattttcaCGGCCCaagatatgaattttgtggtggGTTATTTGATGAATTTTTGTTGTTACTTTTACGAACCTTTTTGGTGTtatttaatgaatttttgttgttatttttcaCACAAAAATTTGGTGTTGTTTACGATTTTTTTGTGGCgttatatataaattttgtgaaaaaaaatagacGACAGAAGCTCAAAAAAGATGACTATGTggtattatttatgatttttttggtatattttaCGAGTTTTTGTGGTTCATTGTAcgaattttttgtttgattacaAAATTTTGTGgtgatttatgaattttttggcTCCAATACTAACGCCTCATACTCCCTTGGATTTATGCTATGTTTAGAttggtgtttgaaattttttttgaaaaatagtaggggtaatagtagagagagatagaaagagaaatattgGAAGTATGTGAAATCCGaggagaattttttaaaaaattctttttgaattgtaaagatAACAAGGCATTAGTTGTGGAGGCAGCAACCCATGAGCCATTCCATTTTCCAACAGCCTTATGTCCAGATAGAAGACAATGTCGAAAAGCACCACCGAAATAGCATAAGCAGGCTTCTATTGCTACATAAAAATAGAGCAGGATAACATTTTGCGCccgtttttaaatttttagggTAAAGAGCTCGCTTGTTATGCGGGATCCGACGCATCCAGCACAGCAAAACAACGTTCCATTCTTTTCAACGCCATCTACAAAGTGCAAACAGTATACTGTACTAATTTAGGGGACGTTTAGTCTAGCCATGTCCGCATCTCACAGGCATATACTGTTTGAATGATATCATTGTCAATCAAAAGATTAAAACTCGTTACAATGTCGTTTTACTTTTGTGTCATTGGTTAGAAGCCTCCGACAaatgagaaaatcttctttacggaGCATTCCGTAAA
This genomic window contains:
- the LOC131332337 gene encoding beta-ketoacyl-[acyl-carrier-protein] synthase III A, chloroplastic-like; this translates as MANASRYFSPSIPSLRKRNNPPCIGIYQSGFTSAEGISKRVFCCSSSTIEGAEASPSGTRVPRLISKGCKLVGCGSAVPSLKVSNDDLANLVDTSDEWISSRTGIRNRHVLAGNESMTALAVKAARKALQMAEVDPDHVDLVLMCTSTPEDLFGSAPQIQKALGCKNNPLAYDITAACSGFLLGLVSAACYIRGGGFSNVLVIGADALTRYVNWTDRGTCILFGDAAGAVLVQACNSEEDGLFGFDMHSDGDGQKNLNAPLRENEVDHALGSNGSVLGFPPGPSSFSCIEMKGNEVFRFAVRCVPQSIESALEKAGLTGSDIDWLLLHQANQRILDSVATRLEVPPERVISNLANYGNTSAASIPLALDEAVRGGKVKPGDTIATAGFGAGLTWGSAIVRWG